In the genome of Rhizobium etli 8C-3, one region contains:
- a CDS encoding phosphotransferase, giving the protein MTPEDRIHALGIWQGPIEIAPIAGGITNRNYLVTDRMSRRVVRLGADIPVHHISRQNELAASQAAHAAGLSPAVIHHEPGVLVLDFIDARPLTAQDIQDAQMLARIVPLVRACHHDVALHFRGQAMIFWVFHVIRDYAATLVAAESGYTPMLPALLEKAEILEQTAGPFDIAFCHNDLLAANFFDDGKRLWLIDWDYAGFNTPLFDLGGLASNNEFEEGAERQMLETYFGRPLTRDLFQRYSAMKCASLLRETLWSMVSEIHSTIDFNYAAYTAENIARFERAHRAFEQDR; this is encoded by the coding sequence GTGACGCCTGAAGATCGGATTCATGCACTTGGCATCTGGCAAGGCCCGATCGAAATCGCACCGATTGCCGGCGGCATTACCAACCGAAATTATCTCGTAACCGACCGCATGTCGCGCCGCGTCGTGCGCCTCGGCGCCGATATACCGGTTCATCATATCAGCCGTCAGAACGAGCTTGCGGCCAGCCAGGCAGCCCACGCCGCCGGACTGTCGCCTGCGGTCATCCACCATGAGCCCGGCGTGCTCGTCCTCGATTTCATCGACGCGCGGCCTCTGACGGCGCAAGACATCCAGGATGCGCAAATGCTCGCACGCATCGTGCCACTGGTTCGCGCCTGCCATCATGACGTCGCCCTTCATTTCCGTGGCCAGGCGATGATCTTCTGGGTCTTCCATGTCATCCGCGATTATGCGGCCACGCTGGTTGCAGCGGAAAGCGGCTATACACCGATGCTTCCCGCGCTGCTCGAGAAGGCCGAAATCCTCGAGCAGACGGCCGGACCTTTCGATATCGCCTTCTGCCATAACGACCTTCTCGCCGCAAACTTCTTTGATGACGGCAAGCGTCTCTGGCTGATCGATTGGGACTATGCTGGTTTCAACACGCCGCTCTTTGATCTCGGCGGCCTCGCCTCGAACAACGAGTTTGAGGAAGGTGCCGAGCGGCAAATGCTGGAAACCTATTTCGGCCGGCCGCTGACGCGGGACCTCTTTCAGCGCTATAGCGCCATGAAATGTGCATCTTTGCTGCGCGAAACGCTTTGGAGCATGGTTTCCGAGATCCATTCGACCATCGATTTCAATTATGCGGCCTACACAGCCGAAAACATCGCGCGTTTCGAGCGTGCTCACAGGGCATTTGAACAGGACCGGTGA
- a CDS encoding ABC transporter ATP-binding protein: protein MATSVVLQKVEKRYGSLDVIHGIDLTIDPGEFVVFVGPSGCGKSTLLRMIAGLEEISGGGLLLDNERMNEVAPAKRGIAMVFQSYALYPHMSVYKNLAFGLETAGYKKAEIEPKVRRAAEILQIEKLLERKPKALSGGQRQRVAIGRAIVREPRIFLFDEPLSNLDAELRVQMRVEISRLHRNLGNTMIYVTHDQVEAMTMADKIVVLNSGRIEQVGAPLDLYNNPANRFVAGFIGSPKMNFLKAKIERVNDGDTTINVCGSSIRLPRRLKGSPGQEVTFGIRPEHLSVVDGGIALATVDVDLVENLGGATMLYTATPDGQHLTVALDGQQKVAGGTNVTASFDPARCHVFDASGATI, encoded by the coding sequence ATGGCAACAAGTGTCGTTCTTCAGAAGGTCGAAAAGCGCTACGGGTCGCTGGATGTCATTCATGGCATCGACCTCACGATCGATCCCGGCGAGTTCGTGGTCTTCGTCGGCCCGTCGGGCTGCGGCAAGTCCACGCTGTTGCGCATGATCGCCGGCCTCGAGGAGATTTCAGGCGGCGGCCTGCTGCTCGACAACGAGCGCATGAACGAAGTTGCACCTGCCAAGCGCGGCATCGCCATGGTCTTCCAGTCCTATGCGCTCTATCCGCATATGTCGGTCTACAAGAACCTCGCCTTTGGTCTGGAGACAGCCGGCTACAAGAAGGCTGAGATCGAGCCGAAGGTGCGCCGTGCCGCTGAAATCCTGCAGATCGAGAAGCTCCTGGAGCGCAAGCCGAAGGCCTTGTCCGGCGGTCAGCGCCAGCGCGTCGCGATCGGCCGGGCCATCGTGCGCGAGCCACGAATCTTTCTCTTCGACGAGCCGCTGTCGAACCTCGATGCAGAACTGCGCGTTCAGATGCGCGTCGAAATTTCCCGCCTGCACCGCAATCTCGGCAACACGATGATCTATGTGACCCACGATCAGGTCGAAGCCATGACCATGGCGGACAAGATCGTGGTACTGAATTCGGGTCGCATCGAGCAGGTCGGCGCTCCGCTCGACCTTTACAACAATCCGGCAAATCGCTTCGTCGCAGGCTTCATCGGAAGTCCGAAGATGAACTTCCTGAAGGCGAAGATCGAGCGGGTCAATGACGGTGACACGACGATCAATGTCTGCGGCAGCTCAATCCGCCTGCCACGCCGCTTGAAAGGTTCTCCCGGTCAGGAGGTAACGTTCGGCATTCGTCCCGAACACTTGTCGGTGGTCGATGGTGGCATCGCACTTGCAACCGTCGACGTCGACCTGGTCGAAAACCTTGGCGGCGCCACCATGCTCTATACGGCGACGCCGGACGGCCAGCACCTGACGGTGGCCCTGGACGGCCAGCAGAAGGTGGCGGGCGGCACGAATGTGACGGCGTCCTTCGACCCTGCGCGCTGTCATGTTTTCGATGCTTCGGGCGCCACGATATAA